The Photobacterium sanguinicancri genome includes the window TCGCCTTCACCATCGATGTTGCTTACACAACGACCACAAACTTCTTCGTGACCTTCGATAGTGCCTACATCTGCCACATGGTGCCAACAACGGTCACACTTCGCGGCTTCAGATGCAGTTACAGTTACAAATAAACCAGCAAGATCAGTTTCTTGTGCGCCAGCAGGCTGGCTATCAGCAACAACAACGGCAGCTTGTGACGTTAGTAGAACGAAACGTAGCTCGTCTTCTAATGTATTCAGTTTGTCTGCAAGCTCTGCATTTGCATGAAGCGTGATCTCTGCTTGTAGTGCACCACCGATCACTTTGTCTTTACGCGCGCCTTCAAGAAGTTTGTTTACTGCACCACGAACTTGCTGGATTTCAGCCCAGAATTCGTTGTTTAGTTTCTCGTCTTCCGCTAGGCCGAATAGACCTTCGAACCACTCGCCTGTGAATACAAACTTGTCACGTTGACCAGGCATTTCGTTCCAGATTTCATCTGCAGTGAACGACATAATAGGTGCCATCCAACGAACAAGTGCCTCAACGATGTAGTAAAGCGCAGTCTGACAGCTACGTTGTGCGTGGCCACCTTGTTTCGCTGTGTACTGACGGTCTTTAATCACGTCTAGGTAGAATGAGCCCATTTCAACAGAACAGAACTGCATCAGACGCTGAGTTACACCGTGTAGGTTGTACTCGTCGTATGCTTTAACGATTTCTTCTTGTGCAGCCATTGCACGACCAACCGCCCAACGATCCAGTGCCACCATATCTTCTGGTGCAACTAGGTCTGTTTCTGGGTTAAAGCCACTTAGGTTCGCTAGGAAGAAACGTGCTGTGTTACGAATACGACGGTAAGCATCCGCAGAGCGTTTTAGGATTTCATCTGAAACCGCTACTTCACCCGTGTAATCCGTTGATGCAACCCATAGGCGAAGGATATCTGCGCCTAGTTTGTTCGTCACATCTTTAGGTGCAACCACGTTACCTACAGATTTCGACATTTTACGGCCTTGGCCATCAACAACGAAACCGTGTGTTAGTACTTGCTTATACGGTGCCGTATCTTTCATTGCCACAGAGGTGATCAATGAAGACTGGAACCAACCGCGGTGTTGGTCTGAACCTTCAAGGTACAGATCAGCAGCGTTGCCATTAAACTCTTCACGGCTATCAACAACCGATGAGTGCGTCACACCAGAATCGAACCATACGTCCAGTGTATCTAGCACTTTTTCGTAGTTCGCAGCGTCTTCTTCACCCATAAGCTCTGCAGGATCAAGATCCCACCATGCTTGAATACCTTTTTGCTCAACAAGTTGTGCTACTTTCTCGATTAGATCGTGAGAGTCAGGGTGCATTTCTTGTGTTTCTTTATGAACGAACAAGGCAATTGGCACGCCCCAAGTACGTTGACGAGAAATACACCACTCAGGGCGACCTTCGATCATACCTTCGATGCGGCTTTGACCCCACTCAGGTAACCACTGAACATTCTTAATTTCACCTAGCGCTTTCTTACGAAGGCCAGCTTTGTCCATCGAAATGAACCACTGCGGTGTCGCACGGAAAATGATAGGTGTCTTGTGGCGCCAGCAATGTGGGTAGCTGTGCTCGTAAGCGTGGTGATGTAACAGCGCACCATGCTCTTTCAATGTGTCTAGTACTGAATCGTTCGCTTTAAATACGTGTTGACCGGCGAATAGTTCAGTATCAGGTAGGTAAACACCGTTGCTGCCAACAGGGTTTGCAATTTCTAGGTCGTATTTTTTACCAACCACGAAATCTTCTTGGCCGTGGCCAGGTGCTGTATGCACACAACCCGTACCAGAATCAGTCGTAACATGATCGCCAAGAATAACTGGCACATCAAAGCTGTAGAATGGGTGGTTAAAGCGTACTAGCTCTAAATCTTCACCTTTACAGAAACCAAGGTTATGGAAGTGCTTGATACCCGCACGGTCCATCACATCTTTTGCTAGCTCAGCTGCAACGATTAGACGGTATGCTTGTTGATTGTTTTCAGCATCAGCTTCAACTTGAACCAATACATACTCAAGATCGTCACGTACGGCAACGGCACGGTTTGCTGGTAGTGTCCAAGGCGTTGTCGTCCAGATAACGATAGATACGTCACCTTGACCTTGATGATCTTCAACGCAAGAGAACTTAGCAAGTGTTGCTGCTTCGTCTACCGCTTTAAATTTCACATCAATCGATGGTGAAACTTTATCTTGGTATTCCACTTCCGCTTCAGCCAGCGCTGAACCACAGTCTGTACACCAGTGAACAGGTTTAAAACCTTTCAGTAGGTGATTTTTGTCTGCAATTTTACCCAGAGAACGAATGATGTTCGCTTCTGTTGCAAAATCCATTGTACGGTATGGCTTAGCCCACTCACCTAGTACGCCTAGACGAATGAAGCTTTCTTTCTGACCTTCAACCTGACCAGCAGCATATTCACGGCATTTTTCGCGGAATTCAGCAGCAGTCAATTTACGACCCGGCTTACCCCACTTTTTCTCTACCATTAATTCAATTGGTAGACCGTGGCAATCCCAACCTGGTACATACGGTGCGTCAAAGCCTGAAAGCGTCTTTGACTTAATAATAATGTCTTTAAGAATCTTATTTAGCGCGTGACCAATGTGAATATCACCGTTGGCGTAGGGAGGGCCATCGTGTAATACGAAGGACTTTTTACCCTTCTTAGCTTTACGAATTTCACCGTAAAGATCTTCATCATTCCAACGCTGAAGCATTGCTGGCTCACGTTGAGCTAGGTTGCCTCGCATCGGAAACCCTGTTTCAGGTAAATTCAGGGTATCTTTATAGTCGCTCATTGATTCTGGATTCCGTTACTTGGGCGAAGTTGGACATTATTACGCTCAGACAGCCACACCCGTGCTGTTTGGGCATCTCGCTCAATTTGTGCTTTCAGCGCATCAAACGATTCGAATTTTATTTCGTTGCGTAGCTTATGGTGCAACACAACTTCAATCTGACAACCGTATAAGTTACCAGTAAAGTCAAATAGGTGTACTTCTAGCTGTTGGCGTACACCGTTTACTGTTGGTCGGTGACCAACATTGGCAACACCTGCATAAGGTGCGCCATCTAAGCCAAAGACTTCGACTGCATATACCCCAGAGACTGGAGATACTCGTCGTTTCAACGGTACATTTGCCGTTGGAAAGCCAATGGTTCGACCTAGTTTTCGTCCGTGAGAGACTCGCCCACAAACACTATAAGGTCGTCCTAGCATGGTTGCTGCTGATGTTAATTCGTCTTTGGCTAACGCCTGACGAATTGCCGTGCTACTTACACGTTGTGTTGAAACACAAAAACTCTGTGTACTTACCACTTCAAAACCCCACTCACGGCCAGCCGCTTGTAGCATTTCAAATGTTCCACTTCGACCTTGACCGAAGCGAAAATCATCACCAACTACCAGAAACTTAACACCCAATTGCTCAACCAACAAGCGACGAACAAAGTCACGGGGGGTCATATTGGCAAAATGGGCATTAAAATTGATGCAAAGCAAACGCTCAACACCTACTTTTTTCAATTGTTGGTATTTATCACGAAAGCGCGTTAGCCGAGCTGGCGCTTTGTCACCAGCAAAAAGCTCTAACGGCTGAGGTTCAAAAGACATCACCGCAGCGGGTAATGACATAGACTCCGCCTTGGCAATCACCTGGCGTAACACCGCCTGATGACCCAAATGGACACCATCAAAATTACCTATAGTCAGCACGCAACCGTGATGACGAGGCTTAATATTATGTATTCCTCGGATTAATTCCATGTACCGCTTGCTATTTTGCTGAGTGAAATTTCAAAATTCATGATAAAAACTGGCGGATTATATACTACTCCGCCCTGTCAATCAGCTATCCGTGCGAAGATGATGAGGACGAATGCCTAAAATCATCACAATTACCAAGTAAACCGAGGCACCAACTGCGATTAATCCCGATAGCCACATGACACGATGGCTTAAGCTCCAGCTTAACCACTCGCTCATCGCAGGCATCAACCACAATAGCGATGCAACCATTGCCACACCACCAACCGCTAAGCGCGCCACAAACCATAAGGTTGTTTTGGTCACACGGTATACATTTGCCATGTGAAGGCCACGGTAAAGCAGTGCCGCATTCACTAGTGCCGATAATGCCGTCGCCATTGCTAAACCAACATAACCATAAAAATACGCAAAAATGGCATTAAAGAACATATTAGTAACCATCGCGATAATACCAAAACGTACAGGTGTTTTAGTATCTTGACGAGCGTAATAACCCGGTGCCAGCACTTTAATCAACATAAAGTTTAATAGGCCCGACGCGTATGCGAGTAGAGACAATGACGCTTGATGTACATCGTTCGGAGAAAACTCACCACGCATAAAAAGCACCATCAGCATCGGCTTCGCCAACACC containing:
- the ileS gene encoding isoleucine--tRNA ligase, producing the protein MSDYKDTLNLPETGFPMRGNLAQREPAMLQRWNDEDLYGEIRKAKKGKKSFVLHDGPPYANGDIHIGHALNKILKDIIIKSKTLSGFDAPYVPGWDCHGLPIELMVEKKWGKPGRKLTAAEFREKCREYAAGQVEGQKESFIRLGVLGEWAKPYRTMDFATEANIIRSLGKIADKNHLLKGFKPVHWCTDCGSALAEAEVEYQDKVSPSIDVKFKAVDEAATLAKFSCVEDHQGQGDVSIVIWTTTPWTLPANRAVAVRDDLEYVLVQVEADAENNQQAYRLIVAAELAKDVMDRAGIKHFHNLGFCKGEDLELVRFNHPFYSFDVPVILGDHVTTDSGTGCVHTAPGHGQEDFVVGKKYDLEIANPVGSNGVYLPDTELFAGQHVFKANDSVLDTLKEHGALLHHHAYEHSYPHCWRHKTPIIFRATPQWFISMDKAGLRKKALGEIKNVQWLPEWGQSRIEGMIEGRPEWCISRQRTWGVPIALFVHKETQEMHPDSHDLIEKVAQLVEQKGIQAWWDLDPAELMGEEDAANYEKVLDTLDVWFDSGVTHSSVVDSREEFNGNAADLYLEGSDQHRGWFQSSLITSVAMKDTAPYKQVLTHGFVVDGQGRKMSKSVGNVVAPKDVTNKLGADILRLWVASTDYTGEVAVSDEILKRSADAYRRIRNTARFFLANLSGFNPETDLVAPEDMVALDRWAVGRAMAAQEEIVKAYDEYNLHGVTQRLMQFCSVEMGSFYLDVIKDRQYTAKQGGHAQRSCQTALYYIVEALVRWMAPIMSFTADEIWNEMPGQRDKFVFTGEWFEGLFGLAEDEKLNNEFWAEIQQVRGAVNKLLEGARKDKVIGGALQAEITLHANAELADKLNTLEDELRFVLLTSQAAVVVADSQPAGAQETDLAGLFVTVTASEAAKCDRCWHHVADVGTIEGHEEVCGRCVSNIDGEGEERKFA
- the ribF gene encoding bifunctional riboflavin kinase/FAD synthetase codes for the protein MELIRGIHNIKPRHHGCVLTIGNFDGVHLGHQAVLRQVIAKAESMSLPAAVMSFEPQPLELFAGDKAPARLTRFRDKYQQLKKVGVERLLCINFNAHFANMTPRDFVRRLLVEQLGVKFLVVGDDFRFGQGRSGTFEMLQAAGREWGFEVVSTQSFCVSTQRVSSTAIRQALAKDELTSAATMLGRPYSVCGRVSHGRKLGRTIGFPTANVPLKRRVSPVSGVYAVEVFGLDGAPYAGVANVGHRPTVNGVRQQLEVHLFDFTGNLYGCQIEVVLHHKLRNEIKFESFDALKAQIERDAQTARVWLSERNNVQLRPSNGIQNQ